From the Acidicapsa ligni genome, one window contains:
- a CDS encoding O-antigen ligase family protein, giving the protein MISANHIPQAKADAGSKSSFRTPLQLLAGFFFAYRFALIYLGFQSDPRAGSITTLACSALILTASILYTVGDENFSIRFLFTGRTVWWLLAYLGMSGLSLLWTGAESIMDAGGLWTGMVMEVATVLLIVKRPNVAVGVDALLKGFVLGMLFVGAVAWMGPTLPDLRIGDYDFLHPNIIGMYSALAFFLAQHLALEERMWRWACLALGITMLRSISKTSIIAFFIAESFYLLRDKHIRRRVKIQIAAVALIVFAVFATLMESYLEIYTTSGGVNQAETLTGRTAIWATAFFMAIEKPLLGHGFYSFRALIPAFGSFEPWHAHNELLQEFFEYGLLGVVVTIGIYLSLISAAKRFTAKMLVAASNTSRPYGKLATVVILFAIIHGLTESVNFGLSIPLWLFAALAIVLEQSSSKAGTS; this is encoded by the coding sequence ATGATATCGGCCAACCACATTCCTCAAGCCAAAGCGGACGCGGGCAGCAAGAGCTCCTTTCGCACGCCGCTGCAATTGCTCGCAGGGTTCTTCTTCGCTTACAGATTCGCTCTCATTTATCTGGGGTTTCAATCGGACCCGCGCGCGGGCTCCATAACAACTCTCGCGTGCAGTGCTCTCATTCTCACCGCCTCCATTCTTTACACCGTGGGAGACGAAAACTTTTCCATACGCTTTCTCTTCACCGGCCGCACTGTGTGGTGGCTGCTGGCTTACCTGGGGATGTCCGGCCTTAGTCTGCTTTGGACAGGCGCTGAATCCATCATGGATGCCGGCGGCTTATGGACCGGAATGGTGATGGAGGTCGCGACCGTACTGTTGATCGTGAAGCGGCCGAACGTAGCAGTCGGAGTCGATGCGCTTCTCAAAGGTTTTGTACTGGGCATGTTGTTCGTAGGAGCCGTAGCGTGGATGGGACCAACCTTACCCGATCTCCGAATCGGAGATTACGACTTTCTACATCCCAACATTATCGGTATGTACTCCGCGCTTGCATTTTTCCTCGCGCAACATCTAGCACTTGAAGAACGCATGTGGAGATGGGCCTGCCTTGCACTCGGCATCACCATGCTGCGCAGTATCAGCAAGACTTCCATCATCGCCTTTTTCATCGCGGAGTCATTCTATCTGCTGCGCGACAAACACATCCGTCGCCGCGTAAAGATTCAGATCGCCGCAGTAGCTCTTATCGTTTTTGCGGTTTTTGCAACGCTGATGGAATCGTATCTTGAGATCTACACCACGAGCGGCGGCGTTAACCAGGCTGAGACTCTTACTGGCCGCACGGCGATCTGGGCGACAGCCTTCTTCATGGCGATTGAGAAGCCATTGCTCGGACATGGCTTCTATTCTTTCCGCGCCCTCATCCCAGCGTTCGGCAGCTTCGAGCCTTGGCATGCACACAATGAGCTCTTACAGGAGTTCTTTGAATATGGACTGCTCGGTGTCGTAGTGACCATCGGCATCTACCTTTCGCTGATCTCTGCAGCGAAACGATTTACTGCAAAAATGCTGGTCGCTGCATCGAACACATCGCGCCCTTATGGGAAGCTCGCCACTGTTGTCATACTGTTCGCGATCATTCATGGACTCACCGAATCTGTAAACTTTGGACTCTCCATCCCTCTATGGCTTTTTGCTGCACTCGCAATCGTGCTTGAGCAATCGTCATCGAAGGCAGGTACATCATGA
- a CDS encoding oligosaccharide flippase family protein, with translation MSFTAKLRSVHISNATYGIADYVSLPALMLCSAPFLLHRLGVEQYAIWVLASAAVTSGILLSAGFGDAALKFIAAYRGSNDHVGVERIIRTLLGINLALGTTIAILVGLLIPFLVSHLPNVSAALRISYQRALAIGCILLVVKAVESVFICAQRAYERYDVAARFTIATRVATIGAAVAIAAFGRGTVTIMLSTLLIAIISASLQAFAVWRRLAMHSLLPSLNRASVRELFGFGAFSWIQGAVGLLTGQADRFLVGYLLGMHAIAYYSICVQAALPIHGIVAAGLQVLFPYLAARLGLLSASAMRQKFATAFAVNVVLVAALAAPVIFGSRYILRLWMGEDFSSHAYVALSITACGFALLGLNVTGFYMLMAMGRIKLLALVNVAGAAAMLAAIAILAPRFGIVGAAAGRLIYGPIICLIYIPLRKALHITQGVPTQASMQGAL, from the coding sequence ATGAGCTTCACCGCCAAACTGCGCAGCGTACATATCTCCAATGCCACTTATGGCATTGCGGATTATGTTTCGCTGCCTGCGCTTATGCTTTGCTCCGCACCGTTCTTACTCCATCGGCTTGGAGTTGAACAGTATGCGATCTGGGTACTCGCAAGCGCAGCCGTGACCAGCGGCATTCTTCTCTCGGCAGGCTTTGGCGATGCCGCGTTGAAGTTTATCGCAGCGTACCGAGGCAGCAACGATCATGTTGGCGTGGAACGCATCATCCGCACGCTCCTTGGAATCAACCTCGCTCTTGGCACTACGATTGCGATCCTGGTAGGGCTATTGATCCCCTTCCTGGTTTCGCATTTGCCCAATGTAAGCGCAGCGTTGCGGATCAGCTATCAACGCGCACTTGCCATCGGCTGCATCCTGCTCGTGGTAAAAGCGGTGGAGAGTGTCTTCATCTGCGCACAGCGCGCCTATGAGCGCTATGATGTTGCGGCTCGATTCACAATCGCAACACGGGTTGCAACCATAGGTGCAGCGGTTGCGATCGCCGCCTTTGGGCGAGGAACCGTCACCATCATGCTTTCAACTCTGCTGATTGCTATCATCAGCGCGAGCTTGCAGGCATTTGCAGTCTGGCGCCGGCTTGCGATGCATAGCCTATTGCCAAGTCTGAATCGCGCATCCGTCAGAGAGCTCTTCGGCTTCGGCGCCTTCAGTTGGATACAGGGAGCAGTCGGGCTTTTGACTGGGCAAGCGGATCGCTTTCTAGTCGGCTATCTTCTCGGCATGCATGCGATCGCTTACTACAGCATCTGCGTGCAGGCTGCACTGCCTATTCACGGTATCGTGGCTGCTGGCCTGCAGGTGCTCTTTCCGTATCTCGCTGCACGGCTCGGATTGCTAAGCGCCTCTGCCATGCGGCAAAAGTTTGCCACTGCTTTTGCGGTCAACGTCGTATTGGTTGCAGCCCTGGCCGCACCAGTGATCTTTGGTAGCCGATACATTCTCCGTCTTTGGATGGGTGAAGATTTCTCATCCCACGCGTACGTTGCTCTCTCCATAACCGCGTGTGGATTCGCATTGCTGGGACTGAACGTAACAGGCTTCTACATGCTCATGGCAATGGGCCGTATCAAGCTGCTTGCCCTTGTCAATGTTGCAGGAGCAGCGGCCATGCTCGCGGCCATCGCAATTCTCGCTCCTCGCTTCGGCATCGTGGGCGCTGCCGCAGGACGTCTCATTTATGGCCCAATCATCTGCCTCATCTACATCCCTCTGCGTAAGGCGCTGCATATCACGCAGGGCGTTCCGACCCAGGCTTCCATGCAGGGGGCTCTATGA
- a CDS encoding GumC family protein, translating into MENFISHKNDPVVADAPPSAAWARNLLYLWQRRKTLLRIGIVAFILSTVIAFTIPKRYKSTTNIMPPEQQGSGTALLAALAGRAGGGAGSLGMLASGLLGAKGNGDLYIDLLRSGTVTGSLAERFHLQQIYKKRYMKDTLKKLSSNTQITESKKSGVITIVVTDTDRQRAQDLARGYVEELNKVLARVSTSSARRERQFVEQRQAAVLKELDDAEEQLSQFSSSTSTIDIREQTRATVDAGAKLQAQMIFGESELESLKQIYGDNNVRVKAASERIGVLQRELGKIGGSSDTTNAPLALSKDELYPPLRRLPELGVRYANLFRRVKVQETVYELLSAEYETARIQEAKEIPTVSTIDSAGWPEKKSFPPRLIFMLAGTLIVLLFASFVMLYLRNWHELDESDDLKKLVRIFKSRNATSHSDGAHV; encoded by the coding sequence ATGGAAAACTTTATCTCGCACAAGAACGATCCCGTAGTGGCAGACGCTCCCCCAAGCGCTGCGTGGGCAAGGAACCTTCTGTATCTGTGGCAGCGTCGCAAGACGCTGCTGCGGATCGGAATCGTAGCATTCATTCTCAGCACAGTGATCGCGTTCACTATCCCGAAGCGTTATAAGTCGACCACAAACATCATGCCTCCAGAGCAGCAAGGTAGCGGAACAGCGTTACTGGCCGCTCTCGCCGGACGCGCCGGCGGTGGAGCAGGCAGTCTGGGCATGCTCGCCAGCGGGCTGCTCGGAGCAAAGGGCAACGGCGATCTGTACATCGATCTCCTGCGCAGCGGAACAGTTACAGGATCCCTTGCTGAACGCTTTCACCTGCAGCAAATCTACAAAAAAAGGTACATGAAGGACACGCTGAAGAAGCTCAGCTCAAACACTCAAATCACCGAGAGTAAGAAGAGCGGCGTCATCACAATCGTTGTTACGGATACTGATCGTCAACGCGCGCAGGATCTCGCTCGTGGCTATGTTGAAGAATTAAACAAAGTCCTGGCGCGAGTCAGCACTTCGTCTGCACGTCGCGAACGGCAATTTGTAGAACAGCGTCAAGCCGCAGTTCTGAAGGAACTCGACGATGCCGAAGAACAGTTAAGCCAGTTCTCAAGCAGCACTTCGACAATCGACATCCGCGAACAAACCAGGGCCACAGTCGACGCGGGAGCGAAGCTGCAGGCACAGATGATCTTTGGCGAGTCTGAGCTCGAATCCCTGAAGCAGATATACGGGGACAACAACGTACGCGTGAAAGCAGCAAGCGAACGCATCGGTGTTCTGCAGCGTGAGCTCGGCAAGATCGGCGGTTCCTCAGATACCACCAACGCTCCCCTTGCACTCTCGAAGGATGAACTCTACCCGCCTCTTAGGCGTCTGCCGGAACTCGGCGTACGCTATGCGAACCTGTTTCGCCGCGTAAAAGTTCAAGAGACTGTCTACGAACTCCTCTCGGCTGAGTACGAGACGGCTCGCATTCAGGAAGCGAAAGAGATTCCGACCGTCAGCACCATTGATTCCGCAGGCTGGCCAGAGAAGAAGTCCTTCCCTCCACGCCTCATCTTCATGCTCGCGGGAACGCTGATCGTACTCCTGTTTGCGTCATTCGTAATGTTGTATCTCCGGAACTGGCACGAGTTGGATGAAAGCGATGATCTCAAAAAGCTAGTCCGTATATTCAAGTCTCGTAATGCCACGTCACACTCTGATGGGGCGCATGTATGA
- a CDS encoding SLBB domain-containing protein, which yields MSQFPTFAGVIQMNRSRQSHTRTNFDRIPRLVSILSTAALAFVFALGSTAYGQIPLGSSPSSSQGTSPSSADDSTTGAGAITSSADSDTSSDDSNSSTSTGILTGTGLANSTALTSDQIIRILQQSPDLVVEVKSQVADRLQQQGTQVDANDISDEMLYSQIATNASLRGSITTYLRARGYVSSDDLQSVGSTGSDDLTSDDLSSGQRALALSSGLGSSGLASASGSGINSGLSPTDASGLSALSAQSMSPTTNTQSSVQKRGHEQSNASTDLPKVLRKPAPYNLQSMRDLYTQIPERTASLKRFGSEVFINRTISAMARGNSGRDTPLDVPLGPDYVVGAGDTLTINMWGGMTQSTSRVVDRDGRILLPEAGSLEVAGLPLQQAQSMIEGALKQQFRNVQVSVTVSHLRSVRVYVVGDVQRPGGYDISSLATPLSALYAAGGPTSVGSLRIARHYRGKQLIEDVDLYDFLLHGVRNGSTHFEGGDTLLVPPAGAQVAISGAVKRPAIYELKAGESTLNAVIDQAGGVTAAASLGHITVERIDATHQRETITVKTTGEQNSQADLDAIAAFQVKDGDRIRIAPILPYSQRAIYLMGHVVRPGRFPYTDGMRLSDVLHSYQDMLPEPSTHGEVIRLVPPDLHAETIDFNVTDVLIGNANLDLQPFDTIRILGRYEVDAPKVSIQGEVLRPAMYPLSKDMTAAQLVRMAGGFKRDALLDSADLTSYGILNGNQIAGSLATIHIGAAVSGADPNADVVLKPGDILTIHRITGWDDIGESLTIEGQVKFPGTYGFQEGEHLSSVLRRAGSFRDTAYPEGAVLTREQVRDLEEKSRQELIRQIETNSSAARLAPNLGGGDSGGTLQLIKAQQDDVLSQLKSTPPTGRLVVHISADIDSWANTSADIELRRGDVLTIPKRPSFVLVTGQVYNSTALTFTPGKTAGWYLSHAGGTNTTANRKEIFVIRANGSVIGRHSNGKFAAGVLATKLDPGDVVVVPQKILGSSLFWKNLLTTAQLASSIAITAAVASI from the coding sequence ATGTCGCAATTCCCAACTTTCGCAGGTGTCATCCAGATGAATCGCAGTCGCCAATCGCACACACGCACCAATTTCGATCGCATTCCGCGGTTGGTTTCGATTCTATCTACAGCCGCTTTGGCGTTTGTTTTCGCCTTAGGATCTACGGCTTATGGACAGATCCCACTTGGGTCATCCCCATCCTCATCCCAGGGTACGTCCCCGTCTTCGGCGGACGACTCCACCACTGGAGCTGGAGCGATAACATCGTCCGCGGATAGTGACACTTCATCGGACGATAGCAACTCCTCGACCAGCACGGGAATCCTGACCGGCACGGGTCTGGCGAATTCGACCGCTCTCACCTCGGATCAAATCATTCGCATTCTGCAGCAAAGCCCGGATCTGGTCGTGGAAGTAAAATCCCAGGTGGCTGATCGCCTGCAACAGCAGGGTACGCAGGTTGATGCAAATGATATCTCGGACGAGATGCTCTATAGCCAGATCGCGACGAATGCCAGCCTGCGTGGGAGCATTACCACCTATCTGCGAGCGCGCGGCTATGTCTCCTCGGATGATCTCCAGTCTGTTGGATCCACCGGCTCCGATGACCTTACCAGCGACGATTTGTCCTCTGGGCAACGAGCACTTGCGTTATCGAGCGGTCTAGGTTCGTCAGGGCTCGCTTCAGCTTCTGGTTCTGGCATCAACTCGGGATTATCTCCCACGGATGCAAGCGGCCTTTCCGCTCTGTCAGCTCAATCCATGAGCCCTACGACCAACACCCAGAGCAGCGTGCAAAAGCGCGGGCACGAACAGTCAAACGCATCGACCGATTTGCCGAAAGTACTTCGGAAGCCAGCACCTTACAATCTCCAATCCATGCGTGATCTTTACACGCAGATACCCGAGCGAACTGCGTCACTGAAGCGATTCGGATCTGAAGTCTTCATCAATCGGACCATCTCTGCAATGGCACGTGGAAACTCTGGACGCGACACTCCGCTGGATGTGCCGCTCGGTCCGGATTATGTCGTAGGCGCAGGCGATACGCTCACAATCAACATGTGGGGCGGCATGACTCAGAGCACCTCCCGCGTCGTTGACCGCGATGGTCGCATTCTCTTGCCCGAGGCAGGATCTCTTGAGGTAGCTGGCCTTCCGCTACAGCAGGCGCAAAGCATGATCGAGGGCGCGCTCAAACAACAGTTCCGAAATGTGCAGGTCTCGGTCACTGTCTCGCATCTGCGTTCGGTACGCGTATACGTCGTAGGAGATGTTCAACGTCCTGGCGGCTACGACATCAGCTCGCTCGCTACTCCATTAAGTGCTCTGTATGCGGCAGGAGGTCCGACATCGGTCGGTTCGCTCCGCATCGCACGTCACTACCGCGGCAAGCAGTTGATCGAAGATGTTGATCTCTATGACTTTCTGCTTCACGGAGTTCGCAACGGCAGTACACATTTTGAAGGTGGCGACACCTTGCTTGTGCCTCCTGCGGGAGCACAGGTGGCGATCTCTGGAGCGGTCAAGCGGCCTGCTATCTATGAACTCAAGGCCGGTGAATCAACGCTCAATGCCGTGATCGATCAGGCCGGTGGCGTTACTGCAGCAGCCTCTCTTGGCCACATCACGGTCGAACGTATCGATGCCACTCATCAGCGCGAAACCATCACAGTGAAAACTACAGGCGAGCAGAACTCTCAGGCGGATCTTGATGCCATCGCAGCCTTCCAGGTAAAAGACGGAGATCGTATCCGCATTGCTCCGATCCTCCCATACAGTCAACGCGCCATCTATCTTATGGGGCATGTAGTACGCCCTGGTCGATTTCCTTACACGGACGGCATGCGTCTGAGCGATGTATTGCATAGCTACCAGGACATGCTGCCTGAGCCATCTACTCACGGCGAAGTTATCCGTCTTGTTCCACCCGATCTTCACGCAGAGACTATCGACTTCAATGTGACCGATGTATTGATCGGGAATGCAAATCTCGATCTCCAGCCATTCGACACGATACGCATCCTCGGGCGTTATGAGGTTGATGCGCCTAAGGTCTCTATTCAAGGTGAGGTGCTGCGTCCTGCCATGTATCCGCTATCGAAAGATATGACAGCCGCGCAACTCGTACGCATGGCTGGCGGATTCAAGCGCGACGCTCTGCTCGACAGTGCAGACCTGACCAGCTATGGCATATTGAACGGCAATCAAATCGCTGGAAGCCTCGCAACAATACATATTGGAGCCGCTGTCTCCGGAGCCGATCCGAATGCGGATGTAGTGCTCAAGCCCGGCGACATTCTAACCATTCACCGGATCACGGGATGGGATGACATCGGTGAATCGTTGACGATTGAGGGTCAGGTCAAGTTCCCCGGGACCTACGGCTTCCAGGAAGGTGAGCACCTCAGTTCCGTTCTCCGACGCGCCGGCTCGTTTCGCGATACAGCCTACCCCGAAGGTGCAGTACTGACACGCGAACAGGTACGTGATCTTGAAGAGAAGAGCAGACAGGAACTTATCCGGCAGATCGAGACGAACTCTTCGGCCGCGCGGCTCGCTCCGAATCTCGGAGGAGGAGATTCAGGTGGAACGCTGCAACTAATCAAGGCGCAACAGGATGACGTGCTATCACAGCTAAAGAGCACTCCTCCTACTGGACGCCTGGTTGTTCATATCAGCGCAGATATTGATAGCTGGGCTAACACATCCGCAGATATCGAATTGCGCCGCGGTGACGTTTTGACAATCCCGAAGCGGCCTAGCTTTGTACTGGTAACTGGTCAGGTCTACAACTCCACCGCACTTACCTTTACGCCAGGCAAAACCGCAGGATGGTATCTGAGTCATGCGGGTGGAACAAATACCACGGCCAATCGCAAAGAGATTTTCGTCATCCGTGCCAATGGCTCTGTCATAGGTCGTCACTCGAATGGAAAGTTCGCCGCGGGTGTACTTGCGACCAAGCTCGATCCAGGAGACGTAGTAGTCGTTCCACAGAAAATCCTCGGATCCTCTCTCTTCTGGAAGAACCTGTTGACGACTGCGCAGCTTGCTTCGTCGATCGCAATCACTGCAGCAGTTGCGTCCATCTAG
- a CDS encoding class I SAM-dependent methyltransferase — protein MQLLTIHQKVFIVFRRRRMKKFYAMFRPSAQTPLLDIGGAPNTWITESQYDFKFPVVLVNLIFPDPAVLSDSRFTAVVGDATNLPFADASFDIAYSNSVIEHMTTWERQQAFAAEARRAGKRLWIQTPARSFPLESHLLAPFFQYLPRSLQTRMARHFTLWGLLTKPSVAQVEEMLSDIRLLTYKEMKQLFPDCLILKERVLGLTKSYVAVRGFN, from the coding sequence ATGCAGCTGCTCACCATTCATCAGAAGGTGTTTATTGTCTTCCGGCGGCGGCGGATGAAGAAGTTCTACGCTATGTTTCGGCCCTCTGCGCAGACACCGCTGCTCGACATTGGCGGCGCCCCGAATACCTGGATTACGGAGTCGCAATACGACTTCAAATTTCCAGTCGTGTTGGTGAACCTGATATTTCCAGACCCAGCCGTACTAAGTGATAGCCGCTTTACGGCAGTCGTGGGCGATGCGACCAATTTGCCATTTGCGGATGCGAGTTTCGATATCGCGTATTCAAACTCTGTTATCGAGCACATGACGACCTGGGAACGGCAACAGGCATTCGCAGCGGAGGCTCGACGTGCGGGAAAGAGGCTTTGGATACAGACACCCGCCCGCAGTTTTCCGCTAGAGTCGCACCTGCTTGCCCCGTTCTTTCAGTACCTTCCCCGAAGCCTGCAGACCCGCATGGCGCGGCATTTTACCCTCTGGGGTCTACTGACGAAGCCGAGCGTGGCTCAGGTGGAGGAGATGCTGTCTGACATCCGACTGCTGACTTACAAGGAGATGAAGCAGTTGTTTCCCGACTGCCTTATCCTCAAGGAGCGGGTGCTTGGCCTGACAAAGAGTTATGTCGCAGTTCGCGGATTCAACTAA
- a CDS encoding nucleotidyltransferase family protein: MTILHLRLDRVNGVPILNSNAMPVRLRREQRIREAVLLSFCDPLPEQCSLLRRLSGRDWRRLLYWLDTSGLALYFLDRMTELQLREVFPPAVLARLQENLVDNTERTQGMIDESNAIHREFQDAQFSYAILKGFSLWPHSVPKPWLRSQLDIDFLIAAKDAPQARQILESRGYHLHAISGRSWEFKTNFTPGGSLKDLYKTVPFRCVELHLEAANQGRPLLLERTENLDFHRVRVPVLSPADLFLGQGLHMYKHVCSEFSRTAHLIEFRRHVIARRDDDAFWSEVRLRAQDNPRASFSLGVVTLLITQVMGDFAPVAFSSWTVDTLPAFARLWVERYGHRTVLASVPGSKLYLLLLRELEVVGVPAKRSLIKALVPLALPPVIAHAPENETLTALIHRHHMQLRFVFSRLRFHAVEGLRYAYELRRWRRYTSEFEG; encoded by the coding sequence ATGACAATCCTCCATCTCAGGCTGGATAGAGTGAACGGGGTGCCAATACTTAATTCCAATGCGATGCCAGTCCGTCTCCGCAGAGAACAGCGGATACGTGAGGCTGTACTGTTGAGCTTTTGCGATCCTTTACCAGAGCAATGCTCGCTGCTTCGACGCCTCTCCGGCAGGGACTGGAGAAGGCTGTTGTATTGGTTGGACACGAGTGGTCTGGCGCTGTACTTTCTCGATCGCATGACGGAGTTACAGCTCCGCGAAGTATTTCCCCCCGCCGTGCTTGCGCGACTGCAAGAGAATCTAGTCGACAACACCGAACGCACCCAGGGGATGATCGATGAATCGAATGCTATCCATCGTGAGTTTCAGGATGCACAATTCTCCTATGCGATATTAAAGGGATTTTCCCTCTGGCCTCATTCTGTACCTAAACCGTGGCTTCGTTCGCAGCTCGATATTGATTTCCTGATAGCAGCGAAAGATGCTCCCCAGGCACGACAGATCCTCGAGAGCAGGGGCTATCACCTTCACGCCATCAGTGGCCGAAGCTGGGAGTTCAAGACAAACTTCACTCCTGGTGGCTCACTGAAAGATCTATACAAGACTGTCCCTTTTCGTTGCGTAGAGTTGCACCTGGAGGCGGCGAATCAAGGCCGCCCGCTTTTGCTCGAACGCACCGAGAATCTCGACTTTCACCGCGTGCGCGTGCCGGTACTTTCACCCGCCGATCTGTTTCTAGGCCAGGGATTGCACATGTACAAACATGTGTGCAGCGAATTTTCGCGCACCGCACACCTGATTGAGTTTCGTCGGCATGTGATCGCGCGCCGCGATGATGACGCTTTCTGGAGTGAAGTTCGATTGAGAGCGCAGGACAATCCGCGAGCATCCTTCTCGCTTGGAGTGGTTACGCTGCTGATCACACAGGTCATGGGCGATTTTGCACCTGTGGCGTTTTCAAGCTGGACCGTTGATACTCTTCCAGCTTTCGCTCGACTCTGGGTGGAGCGATATGGACATCGCACGGTCTTAGCCAGCGTTCCGGGAAGCAAGCTCTACCTGCTGTTACTAAGGGAGCTTGAGGTCGTTGGTGTTCCTGCAAAACGTTCTCTTATAAAAGCACTTGTGCCTTTGGCTTTACCGCCTGTTATCGCGCACGCGCCAGAGAATGAGACATTGACAGCGCTTATCCATCGCCATCATATGCAGCTTCGTTTTGTCTTTTCCCGCCTACGTTTTCACGCCGTAGAGGGGCTGCGCTATGCATACGAGTTGCGCCGTTGGCGGCGGTACACGAGTGAATTCGAAGGATAG
- a CDS encoding c-type cytochrome has translation MSHKHLFACTLAVGALLTPLVAVVHAQPQSAPQATTHADKKNTAAPKKPGRVQSEGERIFAQNCSRCHTAPDGFSPSISGTVVRHMRVRASLSQHDEQELLRFLNP, from the coding sequence ATGAGCCATAAACATCTCTTCGCCTGTACTCTTGCTGTCGGAGCGCTCCTAACACCATTGGTTGCTGTCGTACACGCTCAGCCACAGTCCGCACCACAAGCTACTACTCACGCGGATAAGAAGAACACCGCAGCACCAAAGAAACCAGGACGCGTGCAGAGTGAAGGCGAACGCATCTTCGCACAGAACTGCTCTCGTTGCCACACGGCTCCGGATGGTTTCTCTCCCAGCATCTCGGGGACAGTTGTACGTCACATGCGTGTACGTGCATCGCTTAGCCAGCATGATGAGCAAGAGCTGCTTCGCTTCCTGAATCCATAA